aataatttacaaaaggtaaaaatgttgaaagaagttAGCAACAAGAAGTCACCATGACGGCGCCCAGAATGAAAGGCTTTCCTGGAGAACTGGGAGGCTCCTCAAGTTCAAAGTcaaaccagcagcagcagcagcagcagcagcgaggTTTATAATCCTAAACCCTGTAAGCTTCCAGGGTCATCTCTTCCGTACTTCACCATCACTGTAGCCTCACCACTGGGCAGCTCAgccgcacacacacaccacacacacactcacacacaccacacactcacacatactacacacaccacacactcacacaacacacaccacacactcacacacaccacacacaccacacactcacacaacacacacacatcccacacacaccacacacacctcacacacaccacacagttacacacaccacacacactacacataccccacacacacaccacacacacatcccacacacacaccacatacctcACACACACCagtcacacacaccacacacactacatatcccacagacacaccacataccccacacacacaccacacacacaccacacacacaccacacacacacaccacacacatattacacactcacaccacactcacacaccacacacatcacagtcacacgcaccacacacacatatcacacagacaccacacacaagcacacacatgcacacacacaccacacacaccacatactcATATACCATGctcacacaccccacacacatcaCAACACATATGAAACATTCACACACGATACACTCATACACCATGCTCACACACACCATGcaaataccacacacaccacacaccacactcaGACACCACACACCAttcacacataccacacaccatGCTCACAtgaccacacacaccacacacactataCACCACAATTACACACAACACACTCGCACATACACCACACACTACTCTCACACACcaccctcacacacaccacacacacacccccacacaccactcacacacatcacaccacactcatacataccacacatacacacacaccacacttacacacacaccacacttacacacaccccacacgacaagcacacacaccacactcgcacacacacaccacacagtgCAGAGCAGGATCTTTCTGCAAACGTGGAAGCTTCGGGGTTCCCAGTCCTCCAGTTCCTGGGGATCTAAACTTGGTTTTTGCTTGAAATGTcgccagagggagagagagtttAATGGGTTCAAGAAGGGAAGGGCGGCGGGGATGCCAGCATCCCAATGGAAGGCGGACTGATCCCGTGCGGCCGGCACTCCGGGGTCCGCAGAGGGGGTGCCCTGCCCCTGAGCCCCGACTGCCTGCTCTGGGCGCGCTTCTCCGCAGCCTTCAGAAATGAGTCACTAGGCAGCGCTCCGCGGGCCCTTCCTCCCGGGACCCCTCTTGGGAATGCGGAGGCCTTCGGCGGTGCGGGCGGAAGGGGAGCAGGGTCGGCGAGGAGGGGTGAACCGGCGAAACAAAGTCGTGACTCAGGGTGCTTCTCTTCGGGGATCGCGGCGGGCACGCTCCGGACATCACACTCCCCGGCCCCCAACTCCCCGGCCCCGATTCTTGGATCGGTCCTTAAGAAAGTGGCCTCCGCCGGCCCCGAGCTGTGCGGAAACCCCAGGCTCCTTCCGACCCGAAGGCATCTATAGGctgcctcccacccttccccagaTCGCGCTAACGGGGTTAAATGGGGTCTGAAGCTTGGGCTAGGGGCCGCGGCTACCCGAGATCCGGGCAGGAGGGTCCCGTGCCTGAGACCCCCGCGAGAGCGCCAGGCTCACACCCCGCGCCCAGCCCCCGCCCGGCTCCCCCGGCCCAGCCTGCGCCCCCCGCAGCCCCTAGCCCGGCCTGCCCGGCGCGCACCGCGGTCTCCCCCCAGCGGCCGCGCGCGTGTCGCCGCGGGAGCGGGCGGCGGGGGCGGCTCGGCACAGGCAAGCCGGCGGCTCCGCCCCGCTCCCCCCCTCCCGGCCAGCAGGGCCGCCCCCTCCGCGCCGCGCTCTGCTCAGACGGAGCAGCAGCCTCTGCAATGTCAGCAGCTGCAGCGGCGGCGGCGACGCGAGCGGCAGCAGCCCGGGCCCCGCGGTAGCCGCCAGCGCGGCACGGCCCGCAGGAGCGCCAGGCGCGAGCCCGCGGCCACTAGCTGCCTCCCGGGCACTGCGGGCAGCTTTGCGCGCCCCGGCGCGGCGTTCGGACTCGGGGCCAGCGCGGCCACCGCCGCGCACAAAGGACAGCAGACGCCGGGACTCGGGGGGCTGTGCCCAGGGACCGGCCCGGGGACCCCCGCCCGCGCTGCGTCCCCTACACGCCTCCCCTCCCCGGGTGGCCGGAGAGCGAGCCGGAGCGGGCCCCGTCATATGACAGCGGCGACGCCGCAACCGGCGAGCGCGCGTGCTGCCTGCTCCGCTGCGCCACGGCAGCCGGCGCTTGGGGTGGCCCTTGCCTCGCCCCGCTGAGCGGTCGCCCGCCGTCGCCGCCCCGCGCCCCCCGCGCCCGGGCTCGCGGGCTCCGGGGGAGGAGCCGACCAGAGCCCCCAGCCGGCGCCGAGCCTAAAATGGCCACGCTGCTGCGGAAGATCGGGCTTATCCGCCTGCATAACCGGGACACCGAGGACCCCaagcaccaccacaaccaccgcGGCGGCGGCCAGCAGAGCGCGTCTCTGCGCGGCAAGGGCGGCTGGCGCCAAGAGCGGCGGGCacaagcaacagcagcagcagcagccctggcagcagcagcacctggggCGCGTGGGCGACGCCAGCCCGGGGCCCGCAGCAAGGGCAAGCGCGCAGCGGAGCTGACCCGCAGATTGCTGGCGCCGGCGGCTgcggcagcagcggcggcggcggggaaTGGGGCCCCGCGAGGGCGGCGGGCGCCAGGGCGGGCCGGcccggcggtggcggcggcggcgggcggcagCCTGGTCCCTGCGGCGCGCCAGCAGCACTGCGCCCAGGTGCAGCCGGCGGCTCCGCGAAGCGAGCTGCAGGACATCGCGCGCCTTAGCGACCGCTTCATCTCCGTGGAGCTGGTGGACGAGAGCCTGTTCGACTGGAACGTGAAGCTGCACCAGGTGGACAAGGACTCGGTGCTGTGGCAGGACATGAAGGAAACCAACACCGAGTTCATTCTGCTCAATCTCACCTTCCCCGACAACTTCCCCTTCTCGCCGCCCTTCATGCGGGTGCTCAGCCCGCGCCTGGAGAACGGCTACGTGTTGGACGGCGGCGCCATCTGCATGGAGCTGCTCACGCCGCGCGGCTGGTCCAGCGCCTATACCGTGGAGGCCGTCATGCGCCAGTTCGCAGCCAGCCTGGTCAAGGGCCAGGTAAGGCGCGCGCGCCAGAGCGGCGGGGCTGGGGGCGCGGGGCGGCAATCGGGTCTGCAGCGCCGCCGGGCGCCCGGGCCCCGAGATGAGGGCCTGTGTCGGCCTCTCCGGCCATCTAGCTCCCGGCTCTGTCTACACCAGCGCCCCACAGGGATGCTCCGAGCGCCTCCGCCTCTTTTCCCTGAGCGTTTTCTTCCTGCCCCTGCTTTCCGTCCCATCTCTCCCGTCCCGGTCTGGTCTGGGTCTCTGCCGGTCTCTCTGGTCTCTCTAGCTTGCTCGTTCTCTCCTCATCCCTCCATAATTCTCTCCCACCCCTCTTCCTTAGCCTCCCTCTCCCATGCCgtcctctccctttcctcctggACTCTTTCTCCCCTCACCCCTTTCTCTGTCCCCCCATCTATTCCCACCCCcattccttttccattttttccttctccacCTTCCCTGGCTCCActactcttctttctcctccatctCCCCTTTTCTCGCCCCACCCTTGTCTGCTCCTCAATCTCCTATCCCTATAATCTCTATGAAGGTGAGAACTTTTCCTGGACCTCAGGATTTAAGTGTCCAACCCAGCTGatctcccacccacccccaacaccccctacacacacacacacacacacacacacacacacacacacagttccgCAGAAGGCTCGGGTGGGAGGTCTGCAGGTGGGTGCCCTGGGGAGGGACAGCTGCCTGCTTGTAAATCCGCCCCCTGCCTTCTTCTGGGCTGCCTTTCCTGGAAAGGTGAAAATTTTGCTCTTGGGAGCTCACTCTAGAGAGGCGGAGGTGTGGTTTGGGCATTCCCTTAAGGGACAAGACCAGACCCCGTCACGGCAATGCCTGTTCTTCCCTCAGAGCACCCTGTTCCTTCCCCGAACCCCTTAGGACCACCACCTCTGGGGTAGACGTTCCAGGTCTTCGTCTCTTTCAGACCTGCTTCTTTTTCCTTATCCCCTCACCCCACTGCCCCAAGCAGTTAAAACCCTTTATCAGAGCTAAAGATTTTAACGAAATACCAATATAAGGACCAAACAGTTCTGAGCCCTCTCACCTATTGCATCAGATGGCAGCTTTACGCAAAGAAACCCCAAAGTACTTGAGAGCAGGGTGAGTGCGTGATGGTGTTATCTGCTCGAATTATATGCTGTCGACTGCGGTTGAGTTCTCTGGTGTTTTCCCGAATCAATATTAAGCATTATTTAAGAACATTACATTGCTATGTGGACATCTTTTAGATTTATgaaaaatcattgttttctttaaaagaccCCGAATGACCTCGGCTTGATCTTTCTACAGGCGGCCTATCAGAAGCCACTGCTTCTTCCCTGCCTGGCCTGTGTGTCTGTCCCTTTCACGGCAGGCTGTTTCATACTAATCAAATAATGCTTGTTCTGCCAATTTCACTAAAGCTGGAACCCCTGGGATTCCAAACAAATAGCATCCTAACTCCAGCAGAGAAGGTCAGGTACTTCCCGACCCATCCTGCCAGGCTCTCTTTTCTAAGGTTTAGATTCCACATATTTCCCGAGTTAGAAATCGCGTGAATGTAACAACTGTAGAAAAACATCTTCAGCTGAGGGAGGCTTAGTGCTTTAATATCAGAGGTTTGTTTTCCATCCTGCAGTTAAATGTTGAGTCTGATGAGAGGTTCATGTGATAGAATGTAAGCATGGGGGGTAGGCgatctcagttttatttttcaaataggaTTTATACAAATGATGTGGAAGAATTATTTGCAGAAATGCCTTGGTTATTTGCTTCTTGAATCATTGCTAATCAGAATTCTTTGGAACAGTCTGTTATTGTTTTTCATTCTCCACAGTGAAGATGACATTGGGGATCAGGGGAAGAGGAATGTGTATTCCCTTCTGGGATCACAGAGTCCTAACGTTTAAGACTTGGAAGAGATCTTAGAGATGAACTGGACCACTGCCTATAttttgaaagatgaaagaaaataaaggtttgAAATGAGAaatggggaattttttttaagagagagaggaaCCTTAGGAAATTAAATGCTTCCCATTTTTACATTAATGCTCTGAGTTGTAATAGTTCCTTTGGTGCCCATATGCCAATTGGCAGTATATCAATACACGGGTCCTtgtaagtatattttcttttctctgtatttaaaaTTGAGATTCTCATGTACAATTTACAAGTGAGAGATTTCTTTATTAAAAGTAATTATCaactttttcatttcttagtTTAATAAAATCCTAATCGAACCCATTGCCCTCCACCTAGCTTATGGTATTATATTGTCTATTCCACATCTAAAATAGAGGCAAAAACTCAGCACTTTTTAAAGTGCCGGTtcaatttctttgcattttttcatgCTGCTTCCAACATACAGCTGTCTAAGAGAGAGTAATGTGTGGcatacataaaatattcaaaatgcaatgaaagaaaggaagaaatgagtaGTCATTAATGTTTTAGGATTCCGTCCACAAAAGGATTCTGACGGTGTTTCAGGTCACCCGACGTTGATTGTCTCTTTCCGTGCTTTTGCAAATTCACTACCTACTGGTTGTTCAGAGCACATATGGTAGTTACCAAATTATTTCCTCAGTTAGAGGTAATATGCTTTGGGAAAGCAATCAAAATACCTGATTAGGTATTCAAGGAGAACCGGGACAGCTACCAAACCGATAATTACTTTAAAAGGGAGAGTCGTTATATTCCAGTTATGTTCTGATACTtgtcaggatttcttttttagGATTCATTTTCGTAAGCTACAGAGTTAGAAAAGGCTGGTTTGCTTCTTTCATAGAGGAAAACATTCACTGCTCAGCTGAACTTTCTGAATTGAGGATATGCTGTTTCTGTACTTTTAGAGAAATCGTAAAACAATTTTAAGAGTTTTGTGTGTAACATAATATCTGCTTAACAATTTTGTGTACAATTAAAAGCTTAGGTTTATCACATCATGTGATAAATTCAGTCATTTTGTGAGGCTTTTAACTGGCTCTCTGGCCTGTGTTACCAAAATCTCTTGCATGTTGCTCTACGAATTGTGTTTatcttaaattaatatataaatttcccATATGATATATTCTATGTAgaaataatgatatatatatcTTCCCCCTTTGTATATTACTAAACCCTCTTTTGACTAGAGGCATTTTTAGGTAActcttcattttttataattGGATTTTAAAGCTCTGAACTTTTAGAATGAACTGgtgaaaatgttaaaagtataCTTTTAGATAATTATTTGCATCCTTTATTAATTACTGAACCAAAAGAATACAATCCACAGCTCCATTGGAAGATTTTTGGCATTCAAAAACTGGAAGATGTTGGTTTTGAAATGAaagtagcctgtaatcccagcacagtgcttgcaTCTAGGACATAGCTTAACCTACAAAAACTGCATTTTCGGACTCTGTAAACCTAGACAAAGTAGCATCAGCATTGGGGGATGCTGGCCGTGAAGAGTGCCAGAGTTTACTGGCTTCCATTCCAGGCTTGGAGCGTGGGACGATGGCGTGACTGGCCAGGGACCTTGTTCTTGCAGTTGTGTGAGCAGCGGGGTCCCCAAAAGCTGCTTGACGGTGCACTGACTCAGAGCCCTGCTTTCACTGCAGCTCACCCCCTGAGTGTCCCCTTTTTAGTTAATTAGGCATCGCCAGGGGCAGGGAACCAAATGGCAATTGAGTGACAATTCCTCACTCCTCTCCTGGCCCCTCAGAGCCAACCATACAATTCGGCATGACACGGTGTTGATAATGAtaactgcagcagcagcagcagcagcaggaagcatTTCGTACTTGCTTGTGCCATACTCTGGGCCAGCAGAGAATGGAGGATATTTGAGGATGTTTGAACCTCCCTGGTTCTGCTCTTTTGGTGATTGttgtacaggtgaggaaactgtaGTTTCACAGAGTCAGGTGGCGTTTATACAGTTGCATGCTCTCACAACAGCTCATGAGTGGCAAGGCTCTGAAATCTCATCAGGATGAGTAAAAGCTGTTGGAAATGGCAGTCAGGCCAGGCGCCATCCAAGCACCTTGCTGTTTCCAGGCAGTTGTTTGTTAACCGTGACCATTGTGATAATCCTTTCTGTGCACAGAGAAGAGCTGCTCAGCCAGCCATCCGCAGAAGATTCACAGAACATCAGGACTAAAACATCCTCCAGTCTtactatttgaatttaaaattggCAAGCAATTTCAGGGCAAGTTCTGTTTGCCTGATGGTTTCTGCAtgttttttaataaaggaaaCTTGTCCCAATGTCATGAAAGAGTAAAGGGCTCTGCAGCTCAGCTTTGTGAAATGATATGCAGTGATGTCACTAAAATCCACCTTAGGTCTGAAAGGGGGCTACACTATGGTGTGACTGGGAAGCACAAGTGCAcatagacatgcacacacacagagagacatacaTAAAACCCATCTTCCAAAATACTAGGCCTAGAAATAGCACTTTACTTATGACTGTAAAACTAGCAGTCTCATCAGAAAGAGTGACAAAGATGAACAGCCCTTTGGGCTCCTGAAATCTGTGGGCTTCTAACTTGCTataacagagattttttttttgagacagggtcccctctatcacccaggctggagtgcagtggcatgatcatagctcactgtaatctttaattcctgggttcaagcaatcctcccatctcagcctcccaagttgctgggactgcaggtgcacgccaccatgcccagttaatttttgtttattttttgtagagatggggatctcactatgttgcccaggctggtctcaaattcctgggctcaagcagtcctcccacctcggcctcccagagcatggggattacaggcgtgagccacctcacccagccataCAACACACAAAATGTTTAAAGGCCCTGTATTAGgttgctggggctgccataacagaggacctggaagtccaagatcaatgtgtCAGCACGGCTCGTTTCTCCTGGGTCCTGCCTGCTTGGCTTGTAGATGCTGTgtcctccctgtgtcctcacacgaccttccttctgtgtgtgtctgtgtcctaatctcctcttcgtGTAAGAAcacagtcagattggattagggcccatcctccTGACCTgactttaacttaattacctcttaaaaaccctgtttccaaataaggtcacactctGAGGTACTGTGGGTTAGGGGTTCGCCATGTACATTGGAGATTGGAGGAGAAACAGTTCAGCCCGTAATGAAACCAAACAGGAATTTCTTAACCAGTTGCTCATCTTGTTTCTGCAGCTGCTGTGCTAGTTTGAGAGCAATAGATGCAGCCACACGGAGGGAGGCACTGGATGGAGAATGTTGCCCGCAGCTTTGAGCAGAGAAATGGCTGCATACCCAGAGGGAAGCTAGAACAACCTAGAGCAAAAATAGTGACCGACAGGGGTGGGTAACGCCGTCTGATTTGTCCAGGGAGACGTGGATTTTTGGTAACGTGCCTATGAGTCACTGTGTTGTGCCCTGCGCTGTGTACAGGGGACGGAGATTATTGCCACCACCGATGACTCTGCAGCTTGAGGTATCGATATGCTGGACTGTTCAGAGGAAAAAATAGCTACTTGTTCTTCTATCAAGTAGAGCAGGCAGGAGGACACAGGCAGGACTGCATCCTAAAAATAGCCCCGCACCCACTTGGAGAGCTCCAGCGGCTCAGCCCAGGGCACGTGGGGCAGCTCCTGGTAGAAGCCACTTTTGCTTCACCAATGAGACTTTGAGAATCTGAACTTGCAGGAAGAGGGTGTAGTGTATTTTCGTGTACTTTTCTGATTTCCCTCAAGCGATGGGggagatttggttttctgtgtaaGGACATGTAGGTTCGTGGCTGTTTCTTAGTGGAATGTGCCCACGTGGACACTGAGCTGAAGTCCGAATGAAAGCCTGACAGCCGCAACCTGGTCAGTGTCTCCCTTCTCATCGCCAGGAAGACTCTTCCACAGCCAGGTTTAGAAGGAAGGCAGCCTCACTAGTCCTGTGTCAGAGGCAGATAAGGCACCAGCAGAAATGacttttatagttgaggaaacaaaACAGACACTAGTGGCGGATTTTTGAGCCACATTTCGGAGCTCCCTGGAGTCAGAGGTTGTTGCTGCCCTAGATGTGTTGATGCAGCAggcaggaggggagaggatggCTGGCCACAAGTGTTAGTCCTTTCTTCTCCGCCAGTGGTTCCCAACCCTGGCAGCACATGAGATGCCCTGAGGAGGGTGCAAATTATTTCAGTACCAAGGCTGTCCCCTCAAAGACTCAGACTTTGTAGTCTAGGATCAGGCCCTGGCAGAGGCTGGTCTGAAGAGCTCCTCATGATGCTAATGGGCAGCCCGGATTGGAAAAGCTGCC
This sequence is a window from Papio anubis isolate 15944 chromosome 5, Panubis1.0, whole genome shotgun sequence. Protein-coding genes within it:
- the UBE2QL1 gene encoding LOW QUALITY PROTEIN: ubiquitin-conjugating enzyme E2Q-like protein 1 (The sequence of the model RefSeq protein was modified relative to this genomic sequence to represent the inferred CDS: inserted 1 base in 1 codon; deleted 1 base in 1 codon) produces the protein MATLLRKIGLIRLHNRDTEDPKHHHNHRGGGQQSASLRGKGAGAKSGGHKQQQQQQPWQQQHLGRVGDASPGPXSKGKRAAELTRRLLAPAAAAAAAAAGNGAPRGRRAPGRAGPAVAAAAGGSLVPAARQQHCAQVQPAAPRSELQDIARLSDRFISVELVDESLFDWNVKLHQVDKDSVLWQDMKETNTEFILLNLTFPDNFPFSPPFMRVLSPRLENGYVLDGGAICMELLTPRGWSSAYTVEAVMRQFAASLVKGQGRICRKAGKSKKSFSRKEAEATFKSLVKTHEKYGWVTPPVSDG